In Seriola aureovittata isolate HTS-2021-v1 ecotype China chromosome 24, ASM2101889v1, whole genome shotgun sequence, the following proteins share a genomic window:
- the harbi1 gene encoding putative nuclease HARBI1, whose translation MAIPIAILDCDLLLHGRGHKTLDRFDLDSVSDNFLLTQFGFPREFILFLVELLREALCRRTQRSRAISPEVQVLAALGFYTSGSFQTSMGDTIGISQASMSRCVSNVTKALVEKAPQFIMFNRDPSSREQSFQEFQRVAGFPGVLGVLDCVQVAIKAPNSEDSSYVNKKGFHSVGCQLVCDARGLLLSAETHWPGGLKDTDVLERSALHKQLQDTEKGWLLGDCRYPLRKWLMTPVDKPESPAEFRYNLAHTATHEIVDRTFRAIQTRFRCLDGTKGYLQYSPERSSSILLACCVLHNASLQSGLDAWTLERTDPLEQPESLEQRPEDRDSQAEDLRQQLILKHFS comes from the exons ATGGCGATCCCTATAGCCATCTTGGACTGTGATCTACTCTTACATGGTCGAGGTCATAAGACCCTGGACCGCTTTGACCTGGACTCTGTCTCAGATAACTTCCTCCTAACACAATTTGGCTTCCCCAGAGAGTTTATTCTGTTTCTGGTGGAATTACTCAGAGAG GCTCTATGTAGACGTACCCAGCGGTCCAGAGCCATCAGTCCTGAGGTCCAGGTATTGGCTGCTTTGGGCTTTTACACATCTGGCTCATTCCAGACATCTATGGGAGATACTATCGGGATCAGCCAGGCTTCGATGTCAAGATGTGTGTCCAATGTGACCAAAGCCCTGGTGGAGAAAGCTCCTCAGTTCATCATGTTCAACAG GGATCcctccagcagagagcagtcCTTCCAGGAGTTTCAGAGAGTTGCAGGATTTCCAGGAGTTCTGGGGGTGCTGGACTGTGTTCAG GTTGCCATCAAAGCTCCAAACAGCGAAGACTCGTCGTATGTGAACAAGAAGGGGTTTCACTCTGTGGGCTGCCAGCTGGTTTGTGATGCCCGAGGACTGTTACTCAGCGCAGAGACCCACTGGCCCGGTGGACTCAAAGACACCGATGTTCTAGAAAGATCTGCTCtccacaaacagctgcaggacaCAGAGAAGGGCTGGCTGCTGG GTGACTGTCGTTACCCTCTGAGGAAGTGGTTGATGACCCCGGTTGACAAACCAGAATCCCCTGCAGAGTTTCGATATAATCTGGCCCACACTGCTACACATGAGATAGTGGACAGAACCTTCAGAGCCATCCAGACCAGATTCAGATGTCTAGATGGCACCAAAGGATACCTACAG TATTCTCCAGAGAGGAGCTCGTCCATCCTGCTGGCCTGCTGTGTCCTCCACAACGCCTCCCTGCAGTCTGGACTAGACGCCTGGACCCTGGAGAGGACCGACCCTCTGGAGCAGCCCGAGAGCCTGGAACAGAGACCTGAGGACCGCGACAGCCAGGCAGAGGACCTCAGACAACAGCTCATACTCAAACACTTCAGCTAA
- the atg13 gene encoding autophagy-related protein 13 isoform X2, with amino-acid sequence MDSDLSPQDKKDLDKFIKFFALKTVQVIVQARLGEKICTRSSSSPTGSDWFNLAIKDIPEVTHEAKKALAGQLPGIGRSMCVEISLKTSEGDSMELETWCLEMNEKCDKDIKVSYTVYNRLSVLLKSLLAITRVTPAYKLSRKQGHDYVILYRIYFGEVQLSGLGEGFQTVRVGVVGTPVGTVTLSCAYRTNLAFMSNRQFERSAPIMGIIVDHFVDPPGSNLRPANVGHPCNYRAPDEDDGLFAGVQDSQEVCTTSFSTSPPSQLYTSRLSYQPPALAGAADLCHPAANPNQMLHAGKEGGVVLVPAHPHHGADAHLTVEHAANTPGSSGDDDGLTQSGEGRRDEGRRSVSPSDPVESLNAFTRKVGAFVNKPVTQITAASLDLPFAAFAPRGLDSEENDPMVQPPDSPACPSPLQASLHSQGSEGSGQQDDFVMVDFRPAFSKDDLLPMDLGTFYREFQNPPQLASLSLHISSQSMADDLDSLPEKLAVYEKNIDEFDAFVDMLQ; translated from the exons ATGGACAGTGACTTAAGTCCTCAGGATAAAAAAGACTTGGACAAGTTCATTAAGTTCTTTGCCTTGAAG acTGTTCAGGTGATAGTCCAAGCCCGTCTTGGAGAGAAAATCTGCACTCGTTCTTCCTCATCACCTACAGGCTCTGACTGG TTTAATTTGGCAATCAAAGACATCCCAGAGGTGACTCATGAAGCCAAGAAGGCACTGGCTGGTCAGCTTCCAGGCATCGGACGCTCCATGTGTGTTGAGATCTCCCTAAAGACGTCGGAG GGTGACTCAATGGAGTTGGAGACTTGGTGCCTGGAGATGAATGaaaa GTGTGATAAGGACATCAAGgtgtcatatacagtatacaaccgtctgtctgtccttctgaAGTCTCTCCTGGCCATCACCAGAGTGACACCTGCCTACAAACTGTCCAGAAAGCAGGGACACGACTATGTCATATTATACAG GATTTACTTCGGGGAAGTCCAGCTGAGTGGATTAGGGGAAG gttTTCAGACAGTGCGTGTCGGTGTCGTTGGCACACCTGTTGGCACAGTCACACTTTCATGTGCTTACCGCACCAACCTGGCATTCATGTCTAACAG GCAGTTTGAGCGGTCAGCTCCTATCATGGGGATCATCGTGGATCACTTTGTGGACCCTCCGGGCAGCAATCTGCGTCCTGCAAATGTGGGACACCCCTGCAACTACAG agcTCCAGATGAGGATGACGGACTATTTGCAGGAGTTCAGGATTCACAGGAGGTCTGCAccacctccttctccacctcccctccctctcag ctctaCACTTCCAGGTTATCCTACCAGCCTCCAGCTCTAGCAGGAGCTGCTGATCTTTGTCACCCTGCTGCCAATCCAAACCAG aTGTTGCATGCTGGGAAGGAGGGCGGGGTTGTGTTGGTTCCTGCCCATCCTCATCATGGAGCAGATGCCCATCTGACAGTAGAGCATGCCGCCAACACACCTGGCAGCAG CGGTGATGATGACGGTCTGACACAGAgtggagaaggaaggagggatgaagggaggaggagTGTTTCTCCGTCAGACCCTGTGGAGTCTCTCAATGCGTTCACCAGGAAAGTTGGAGCCTTTGTCAATAAACCCGTCACACAG ataaCAGCAGCCAGTCTTGATCTGCCATTTGCTGCATTTGCTCCTCGGGGCCTGGACTCGGAGGAGAATGACCCCATG gtgcagCCTCCAGACTCGCCTGCCTGCCCGTCCCCCCTCCAGGCCAGCCTTCATTCTCAGGGCTCAGAGGGATCAGGGCAGCAGGACGATTTCGTCATGGTCGACTTT CGACCCGCCTTCTCTAAAGACGACTTGCTGCCGATGGATTTGGGCACCTTCTACAGAGAGTTTCAGAACCCTCCACAACTGGCCAGCCTCTCACTACACATCAGCTCCCAGTCAATGGCCGATGACCTG gactCGCTGCCAGAGAAACTGGCCGTCTACGAGAAAAACATAGACGAGTTTGACGCTTTTGTGGACATGCTCcagtag
- the atg13 gene encoding autophagy-related protein 13 isoform X1 translates to MDSDLSPQDKKDLDKFIKFFALKTVQVIVQARLGEKICTRSSSSPTGSDWFNLAIKDIPEVTHEAKKALAGQLPGIGRSMCVEISLKTSEGDSMELETWCLEMNEKCDKDIKVSYTVYNRLSVLLKSLLAITRVTPAYKLSRKQGHDYVILYRIYFGEVQLSGLGEGFQTVRVGVVGTPVGTVTLSCAYRTNLAFMSNRQFERSAPIMGIIVDHFVDPPGSNLRPANVGHPCNYRAPDEDDGLFAGVQDSQEVCTTSFSTSPPSQCVCTLSPSPSKLSKPLPLDSLQLPVAPGLVTHTLYTSRLSYQPPALAGAADLCHPAANPNQMLHAGKEGGVVLVPAHPHHGADAHLTVEHAANTPGSSGDDDGLTQSGEGRRDEGRRSVSPSDPVESLNAFTRKVGAFVNKPVTQITAASLDLPFAAFAPRGLDSEENDPMVQPPDSPACPSPLQASLHSQGSEGSGQQDDFVMVDFRPAFSKDDLLPMDLGTFYREFQNPPQLASLSLHISSQSMADDLDSLPEKLAVYEKNIDEFDAFVDMLQ, encoded by the exons ATGGACAGTGACTTAAGTCCTCAGGATAAAAAAGACTTGGACAAGTTCATTAAGTTCTTTGCCTTGAAG acTGTTCAGGTGATAGTCCAAGCCCGTCTTGGAGAGAAAATCTGCACTCGTTCTTCCTCATCACCTACAGGCTCTGACTGG TTTAATTTGGCAATCAAAGACATCCCAGAGGTGACTCATGAAGCCAAGAAGGCACTGGCTGGTCAGCTTCCAGGCATCGGACGCTCCATGTGTGTTGAGATCTCCCTAAAGACGTCGGAG GGTGACTCAATGGAGTTGGAGACTTGGTGCCTGGAGATGAATGaaaa GTGTGATAAGGACATCAAGgtgtcatatacagtatacaaccgtctgtctgtccttctgaAGTCTCTCCTGGCCATCACCAGAGTGACACCTGCCTACAAACTGTCCAGAAAGCAGGGACACGACTATGTCATATTATACAG GATTTACTTCGGGGAAGTCCAGCTGAGTGGATTAGGGGAAG gttTTCAGACAGTGCGTGTCGGTGTCGTTGGCACACCTGTTGGCACAGTCACACTTTCATGTGCTTACCGCACCAACCTGGCATTCATGTCTAACAG GCAGTTTGAGCGGTCAGCTCCTATCATGGGGATCATCGTGGATCACTTTGTGGACCCTCCGGGCAGCAATCTGCGTCCTGCAAATGTGGGACACCCCTGCAACTACAG agcTCCAGATGAGGATGACGGACTATTTGCAGGAGTTCAGGATTCACAGGAGGTCTGCAccacctccttctccacctcccctccctctcag tgtgtgtgtacactgagTCCTTCTCCTTCTAAACTGTCTAAGCCCCTCCCTCTGGACAGTCTGCAGCTTCCAGTGGCTCCTGGACTTGTCACTCACACT ctctaCACTTCCAGGTTATCCTACCAGCCTCCAGCTCTAGCAGGAGCTGCTGATCTTTGTCACCCTGCTGCCAATCCAAACCAG aTGTTGCATGCTGGGAAGGAGGGCGGGGTTGTGTTGGTTCCTGCCCATCCTCATCATGGAGCAGATGCCCATCTGACAGTAGAGCATGCCGCCAACACACCTGGCAGCAG CGGTGATGATGACGGTCTGACACAGAgtggagaaggaaggagggatgaagggaggaggagTGTTTCTCCGTCAGACCCTGTGGAGTCTCTCAATGCGTTCACCAGGAAAGTTGGAGCCTTTGTCAATAAACCCGTCACACAG ataaCAGCAGCCAGTCTTGATCTGCCATTTGCTGCATTTGCTCCTCGGGGCCTGGACTCGGAGGAGAATGACCCCATG gtgcagCCTCCAGACTCGCCTGCCTGCCCGTCCCCCCTCCAGGCCAGCCTTCATTCTCAGGGCTCAGAGGGATCAGGGCAGCAGGACGATTTCGTCATGGTCGACTTT CGACCCGCCTTCTCTAAAGACGACTTGCTGCCGATGGATTTGGGCACCTTCTACAGAGAGTTTCAGAACCCTCCACAACTGGCCAGCCTCTCACTACACATCAGCTCCCAGTCAATGGCCGATGACCTG gactCGCTGCCAGAGAAACTGGCCGTCTACGAGAAAAACATAGACGAGTTTGACGCTTTTGTGGACATGCTCcagtag